A single region of the Arthrobacter sp. zg-Y820 genome encodes:
- a CDS encoding TetR family transcriptional regulator, producing the protein MTDTAQRLLDSATDAFAAKGFHGTTTRDIASGAGVTSGAVYVHHKSKEDLLYCISKVGHERTLELVRSSTNSDQGPAEQMSGLVRSLVEWQAANHTKSRVVNFELPALSEEHLADVLRMRHQVEDEFRRIVDDGLAQGVFNVPDANMAVVTLLSLCIDVARWYRSSGRLSAAEIGEHHSAMALRLLGAAGTPSGD; encoded by the coding sequence ATGACCGACACCGCCCAGCGCTTGCTGGATTCCGCAACAGATGCGTTTGCGGCCAAAGGCTTCCACGGCACGACGACGCGGGACATCGCCTCCGGTGCCGGGGTGACCTCCGGAGCGGTCTACGTCCATCACAAGTCCAAGGAAGACCTGCTCTACTGCATCTCCAAAGTCGGCCACGAACGGACGCTCGAACTGGTACGTTCCAGCACGAACTCCGACCAGGGACCGGCGGAACAGATGAGTGGCCTGGTCCGGAGCCTGGTGGAGTGGCAGGCCGCCAACCACACCAAGTCCCGGGTGGTGAATTTCGAACTGCCGGCGCTCAGCGAGGAGCATTTGGCTGACGTTCTGCGGATGCGCCACCAGGTGGAGGACGAATTTCGCCGGATTGTCGATGACGGCCTCGCTCAGGGCGTCTTCAACGTGCCCGATGCCAACATGGCGGTGGTCACGCTGCTCTCCCTGTGCATCGACGTCGCACGCTGGTACCGCAGCAGCGGCCGGCTCAGCGCGGCGGAAATCGGCGAGCACCACAGCGCCATGGCCCTGCGCCTGCTGGGCGCGGCCGGCACCCCGAGCGGCGACTAA
- a CDS encoding SMP-30/gluconolactonase/LRE family protein gives MTEVTTLASGLGMGESARWHGNELWFADWTAGTISALDGDGHVRRVTAVPSFPISFDWLPDGRMAVVSGSDATVLLEVHNAGLVPLADLRGISEYPWNEIAVHPSGNIYVNGIGYDYTGEAQDNGIIAVIRPDGSVEQVAAGLAFPNGMLVSEDGGTLVVAESNAGRLASFRIGEDGSLVPDGVWAGVQGSAPDGICWDGTGGIWFAEVPGERCVRVRQGGAVLQTVQLEQGCFSCAAGGTDGGLLFMLTAQWPEVMDPAAEHTGRVMGLRVK, from the coding sequence ATGACGGAAGTGACGACGCTGGCGTCCGGGCTCGGCATGGGGGAATCGGCCCGGTGGCATGGAAACGAACTGTGGTTCGCCGACTGGACCGCCGGCACCATCTCAGCTCTCGACGGCGACGGCCATGTCCGGCGGGTGACTGCCGTTCCGTCGTTTCCCATCAGCTTTGACTGGCTGCCGGACGGACGCATGGCAGTGGTCTCCGGCAGCGATGCAACGGTCCTGCTGGAGGTGCACAACGCGGGACTCGTGCCGCTGGCGGATCTGCGCGGCATCTCCGAATATCCGTGGAATGAAATAGCCGTGCACCCCTCGGGCAACATTTACGTCAACGGCATTGGCTATGACTACACCGGCGAGGCGCAGGACAACGGGATCATCGCCGTCATCCGGCCGGACGGCTCGGTGGAACAGGTTGCCGCCGGACTGGCGTTCCCCAACGGCATGCTGGTGTCGGAAGACGGCGGCACGCTTGTGGTGGCCGAATCCAACGCGGGGCGCCTTGCGTCCTTCCGGATCGGGGAGGACGGCTCGCTCGTCCCGGACGGAGTGTGGGCCGGAGTGCAGGGCAGCGCACCGGACGGGATCTGCTGGGACGGCACCGGCGGAATCTGGTTTGCCGAGGTGCCCGGGGAACGCTGCGTCCGGGTCCGGCAGGGCGGTGCGGTGCTGCAGACGGTCCAGCTGGAGCAGGGCTGCTTCTCCTGCGCCGCCGGCGGCACCGACGGCGGTCTCCTGTTCATGCTGACGGCACAGTGGCCCGAGGTCATGGATCCCGCAGCCGAACACACCGGCCGGGTCATGGGACTGCGCGTGAAATAG
- a CDS encoding ABC-F family ATP-binding cassette domain-containing protein, whose amino-acid sequence MSLIRLQDVNVGFDKTQILREAFFRLEPKDRVGLIGKNGSGKSTLLKLILEQIVPDSGTVTLDQGLKIGYFSQFSELNGESTITEVLDALFVEIKATQAELAAIDETIAADPEPKVLDKLINRQAELFETMDRLDGWDYPRRIDAALTTLGFSEAHRVCPIDALSGGWRNRAALAKILLEAPDVLLLDEPTNYLDVAGVEWLESWFRDFRGAAVVVSHDRKFLDAVVTRIIEVENYHLHEYPGNFGEYVIQKQFRLKALASQFVHESELLAFEAEGISDRREAAKAGSGALDGKLAKIKKARAPRPVDQIITEIYGGLHVKDNLCRVESLEKSYGDKTLFSGLSFEIRRGDRLVVLGSNGSGKTTLLRVLTGEEKADAGKVAWANGARMVSYNQVLAELDDADTVTHAVNAMPDSLALTATKKSVNRFLTMFQFSEADLKQKIGNLSGGQKARVAMAQCLLSGASVLLLDEPTNHLDLSSTQVMERALLHFPGAVVVVSHDRFFTDKIANRHLVFGADGAAPGEIDLRVA is encoded by the coding sequence ATGAGCCTGATCCGGCTGCAGGACGTTAATGTTGGCTTCGACAAGACGCAGATCCTGCGTGAGGCCTTCTTCCGTCTGGAACCAAAGGACCGGGTGGGGTTGATCGGCAAGAACGGTTCGGGCAAGTCCACGCTGCTGAAGCTGATCCTCGAGCAGATTGTTCCGGATTCCGGCACGGTCACCCTGGACCAGGGCCTGAAGATCGGCTACTTCTCCCAGTTCTCCGAGCTGAACGGCGAGTCGACCATCACTGAGGTGCTCGACGCACTGTTCGTCGAGATCAAAGCCACGCAGGCGGAACTGGCGGCCATCGATGAGACGATCGCCGCGGACCCGGAACCCAAGGTGCTGGACAAGCTGATCAACCGGCAGGCCGAGCTGTTCGAGACCATGGACCGGCTGGACGGCTGGGACTACCCGCGCCGGATCGACGCCGCGCTGACCACTCTCGGCTTCAGTGAGGCGCACCGTGTCTGCCCCATCGACGCCCTCTCCGGCGGCTGGCGCAACCGTGCGGCCCTGGCCAAGATCCTGCTCGAGGCCCCGGACGTGCTGCTGCTTGATGAGCCCACCAACTACCTGGACGTGGCCGGCGTTGAGTGGCTGGAAAGCTGGTTCCGCGACTTCCGCGGGGCCGCCGTCGTCGTCTCCCACGACCGGAAGTTCCTGGACGCGGTGGTGACCCGCATCATTGAGGTGGAGAACTACCACCTGCACGAGTACCCCGGCAACTTCGGTGAGTACGTGATCCAGAAGCAGTTCCGGCTCAAGGCGCTGGCGTCCCAGTTTGTGCATGAGTCGGAGCTGCTCGCCTTCGAAGCCGAAGGTATTTCGGACCGGCGCGAGGCCGCCAAGGCCGGCAGCGGTGCCCTGGACGGCAAGCTCGCCAAGATCAAGAAGGCCCGCGCGCCTCGCCCGGTGGACCAGATCATCACCGAGATTTACGGCGGCCTGCATGTGAAGGACAACCTGTGCCGGGTGGAGTCCCTGGAAAAGTCCTACGGCGACAAGACCCTGTTTTCCGGGCTGAGCTTCGAGATTCGGCGCGGCGACCGGCTCGTGGTCCTGGGCTCGAACGGCAGCGGCAAGACCACCCTGCTGCGCGTTCTTACGGGCGAGGAAAAGGCCGACGCCGGCAAGGTCGCCTGGGCGAACGGCGCCCGGATGGTTTCCTACAACCAGGTGCTTGCCGAGCTCGACGACGCCGACACCGTCACCCACGCGGTGAACGCCATGCCGGACAGCCTGGCCCTGACCGCCACGAAGAAATCGGTCAACCGGTTCCTGACCATGTTCCAGTTCTCCGAGGCGGACCTGAAGCAGAAGATCGGCAACCTGTCCGGCGGGCAGAAGGCCCGCGTGGCGATGGCCCAGTGCTTGCTCTCCGGCGCGTCGGTGCTGCTGCTCGATGAGCCCACCAACCACCTGGACCTCTCCAGCACCCAGGTCATGGAGCGGGCACTGCTGCACTTCCCCGGTGCCGTGGTGGTGGTCAGCCACGACCGGTTCTTTACCGACAAGATCGCCAACCGGCACCTCGTGTTCGGAGCCGACGGCGCCGCGCCGGGGGAGATCGACCTCCGCGTCGCCTAA
- a CDS encoding potassium transporter TrkG: MGNRARLLPRRRKPLRPARSVFLGFLAADLAGTGLLTLPAASTESGGAPIMVAFFTSTSSLCVTGLGVVETPVYWTGFGQAVMLALIQLGGFGVMSFASVVALTVMHRLSLRSKVTFALEGNKPDLSHVPSVIAGVAKITLLVEGIVGLMLAARFWLSYGRSPGEALWLGAFHAVSAFNNAGFALFSDSLVQYATDPAVSLPICAAVILGGLGFPVLVQLRRDLRIPRRWSMNTRLVLAGSAVLLLAGTVFITALEWDNPRTLGPLDWPSKLLTGFFQSVQTRTSGFYSVDIAALDGATLLVMDALMFIGAGPAGTGGGVKITTAAVLFFILAAEVRGRRQVNVLGKSLSPAVYRQAIAVLVLSVLLVGTATGILLVLTGFPLESVLFEAVSAFATVGLSTGITAHLPAAGQLILIVLMFAGRLGPLLFASALALRDRPLHYELPIERPIIG; this comes from the coding sequence GTGGGAAACCGTGCACGCCTGCTGCCGCGCCGCAGGAAACCCCTCCGGCCGGCGCGCTCCGTGTTTCTGGGGTTCCTGGCCGCCGACCTGGCGGGAACGGGTCTGCTCACCCTGCCGGCTGCCAGCACCGAATCCGGCGGAGCCCCGATCATGGTGGCCTTTTTCACCTCCACGTCCTCGCTCTGCGTCACCGGCCTGGGGGTGGTGGAAACTCCGGTCTACTGGACGGGTTTCGGGCAGGCCGTGATGCTGGCGCTGATCCAGCTCGGCGGATTCGGGGTGATGAGCTTCGCATCGGTTGTGGCGCTCACCGTCATGCACAGGCTGTCCCTGCGCAGCAAGGTCACATTCGCCCTCGAAGGCAACAAGCCGGACCTGTCCCATGTGCCGTCGGTCATTGCGGGCGTCGCGAAGATTACCCTCCTGGTGGAAGGGATCGTGGGTCTGATGCTGGCGGCCCGTTTTTGGCTGTCTTACGGCCGAAGTCCGGGGGAGGCCCTGTGGCTGGGGGCCTTCCATGCGGTGTCGGCCTTCAACAATGCCGGCTTTGCCCTGTTCTCCGACAGCCTGGTGCAGTACGCCACCGATCCGGCGGTGAGCCTGCCCATCTGCGCGGCGGTCATCCTTGGCGGCCTCGGATTTCCGGTACTGGTCCAGCTGCGCCGGGACCTGCGCATCCCGCGGCGCTGGTCAATGAACACCCGGCTGGTGCTGGCCGGCAGCGCCGTGCTCCTGCTTGCCGGAACTGTCTTCATCACGGCGCTGGAGTGGGACAACCCGCGCACGCTGGGTCCGCTGGACTGGCCCTCCAAGCTCCTGACCGGGTTCTTCCAGTCCGTGCAGACACGCACCTCGGGGTTCTACAGCGTGGACATCGCCGCCCTGGACGGCGCCACCCTGCTGGTCATGGACGCGCTGATGTTCATCGGCGCCGGACCCGCCGGCACGGGCGGCGGGGTCAAGATCACGACTGCTGCCGTGCTGTTCTTCATTCTCGCCGCGGAGGTCAGGGGCCGGCGGCAGGTGAACGTCCTCGGCAAATCGCTCTCCCCGGCGGTCTACCGCCAGGCCATCGCCGTGCTGGTGCTCTCGGTCCTTCTCGTGGGCACCGCCACCGGCATACTGCTGGTCCTGACCGGGTTTCCCCTGGAATCGGTCCTGTTTGAAGCAGTTTCGGCGTTCGCCACGGTTGGCCTGTCCACCGGCATCACCGCGCACCTTCCGGCGGCGGGCCAGCTGATCCTGATCGTCCTGATGTTCGCCGGCCGGCTCGGCCCACTCCTCTTTGCCTCGGCGCTGGCACTGCGCGACCGGCCGCTGCACTACGAACTTCCGATCGAAAGGCCCATCATTGGCTAG
- a CDS encoding TrkA family potassium uptake protein — MARFSFLGARDPGHARADADAVAVLGLGRFGESVALELMAEGTEVLGVDSNGEVVQRLDGRLTLVVTADCTDTEVLDQLSVSEFNRVVLGITSDIAASVLTASQLVRSGVAQVWAAAASEQHGLILDQIGVHHVVYPEQDMGRRVAHLVRASLLEYIRVGEDFAVAETVPHGAVVGVPLDPGRVQEMYGVSIIARRSASGPWEFAGAGMVLTILDRILIAGPPERTDAFSQPA; from the coding sequence TTGGCTAGGTTCAGCTTTCTTGGTGCGCGGGATCCGGGACACGCCCGCGCCGACGCAGACGCAGTCGCCGTGCTCGGGCTGGGCCGCTTCGGGGAGTCCGTCGCCCTGGAGCTGATGGCCGAGGGCACCGAGGTTTTGGGCGTGGACAGCAATGGAGAAGTGGTCCAGCGGCTCGACGGCCGCCTCACTTTGGTCGTGACGGCGGACTGCACTGACACTGAAGTGCTCGATCAGCTGTCGGTGTCCGAATTCAACCGTGTGGTGCTGGGCATCACCAGCGACATCGCGGCCAGCGTGCTCACCGCCTCGCAGTTGGTCCGCTCCGGGGTGGCCCAAGTGTGGGCCGCGGCCGCCAGCGAGCAGCACGGACTGATCCTGGACCAGATCGGCGTCCACCACGTGGTTTACCCGGAGCAGGACATGGGCCGGCGGGTCGCTCATCTGGTCCGCGCCAGCCTGCTGGAGTACATCAGGGTGGGCGAAGACTTCGCCGTCGCCGAAACGGTGCCGCACGGCGCCGTCGTCGGCGTTCCCCTCGATCCCGGGCGGGTTCAGGAGATGTACGGCGTCTCGATTATTGCCCGCCGGAGCGCGTCCGGCCCTTGGGAATTCGCCGGCGCCGGCATGGTGCTGACCATCCTGGACCGGATACTGATCGCCGGGCCGCCGGAGCGGACCGACGCCTTCAGCCAGCCAGCCTGA